AACCCGTCTCTCCTTTCCCATATCGAATCCGTGGATCAATGAGTCCATATACGAGATCTACTACAAGATTCACGATAATAATACATGCACCCATCAGCAGCAAGTAGCCCTGAACGAGCGGATAATCACGCTGGAAGATCGCTTCTACGGCCATACTGCCAAGCCCTGGCCAAGAGAACAGCGTCTCCACCACCACAGACCCGGCGATCAGGCTGCCAAAAGACATCCCGAACACGGTGAGCACCGGAATTAATGCTGCTCTGAATGCGTAACGTGTGTAGATTCTACGCTCTGACAATCCTCTTGCCCTGGCAGCTCGAATATATTCTGAAGAAAGGCTCTCCAGCATTCCAGAGCGAAGCAGACGGGCATGAATGGCAGCAAGAGACAACCCAAGAGTAATTGAAGGAAGCAGCAAGTTCTTCAGTTCTCCTCTTCCCATCGTAGGAACCAAGTTCAGCTTGAATGCGATAAAATAGATGAGCAGCAGACCGATCCAAAATACAGGTATAGACGCCCCGATCAAGGAGAAGAATCTGCCGAGATGGTCAGGAAGCCGATTAGGGTAACGAGCTGAAATAAATCCAACAGGCACAGCGATCAGTATCATGACGATCATTCCCCCAATCGCTAGTTCCAATGTGGCTGGAAGCCTGTCCATAATCTCCTCCAGAACCGGTTTGTTTTTGAGCAAAGAATTCCCAAAATCGAGCTGTATCACATTGGACAGCCAATCCAAATACTGCACATATACAGGATCGTTTAGACCAAGCTCTTCTCTTAGAGCCTCTTCCTGGGCTTGGGTAGCTCCCATCTCATCGATTCTAAGAAGAGATGCGACGGGATCTCCCGGAGCGAGCTTCATCAGCACAAATATAACGATCGATAAGACAAACAAAACGACGATGAGCTGAATCAGACGGGCTCTAATTAATTTAAGCAACTATTTCACATCCATTTTATTGGTAATGATATAATATTCCTCTGCTCCCGGCTCCCAATTTGTCACCCGATCATTCATACCTACAATAATGTTAGGGTATACAGCGTAAGCATGCGGAACCTCTTCTTTAATAACTTCAACTGCCTCTTGAGTCAGTTGTATTCTTTCATTCGGGTCACTTGTTTCATTCAATTGATCCAGCACAGATGTAAGTGAGCTCATGTTGAGATCGGTAGCATTTAACGCCCCATCCGGCATAAACGCTGAATTCAAGAAGTATCCTCCGTCACCACGAGGTGCTGAGAGATTACTATAGGTAACAATGTCCCAATCTTTATTTTCACGGATTGTCGTATCTACATTTTCTACGGTTTGAATATTGATCGTGATGCCTGCCTTGGCAGCCTCAGATTGAAGCAGCTGGGCAATAAGTGGCAGCTCTGGGCGTCCTTTGTAAGTGAGTACTTTCAGAGTCAGTGGCTTGCCGTCCTTCATCATCTGCCCATTCTGTAAAGTGTATCCTGCTTCTTCTAGCAGCTGCTGTGCTCTCTCCACATGAAGCTCGTTTATTTCATCTTGACTGCCAAATGGCAATCTCGTATTAAACGGGCCATTTGCAGGCACAGCATGACCCATCATAATGTTATTCGCGATACTTTCACGGTCCAGCAATAAATCGAGTGCTTGTCTTACCTTAAGATCCTTCACACCTTCTCTGTCTTGATTAAACAGTAGGAAATGCACTCTTAGTCCAGCAATGGATTTGACGGAAAGGTTCTCGGCCTGCTCAATGGTTTGTACCGTTTCAGCAGGTAATTGTGTGGCTACATCGACTTCACCCGACTGCAATGCCATAGAACGAACGTTGCCGTCTTCATTAAACTTAAAGACTACTTTATCTAGAGGAGATGCTCCATCCCAGTAATGATCATTACGAATCATATCAATTTGAATGTTGGGAGTAAAAGAATCGACCTTAAATGGCCCAGTACCTACAGGCGCAAGGTTAAATGCATCTGTACCCATCTCTTCTTCAGCGGCAGTGCTAATAATGGCTGCATAAGGATTGATTAATTCCGATACCAGGGCCGGATGTGCTTCTGTCGTGTTAATGATCAGCTTCTGCCCTTCGGCGGTCATGGAATCGATCTTTAGCGCTGTCCCAAGTGAAGAGTTAACACGGACTGCTCTCTCTAATGATGATTTGACAGCTGCTGCGTCAACAGCAGAGCCATCATGGAAGGTTACTCCGTCACGGATGGTAAACTCCCAGCTTTGATTGTCATCTGTCGTCCATTCTGTTGCGAGCCAAGGCTGCACTTCCAGATTCTCATCCAGTCGTACGAGCGTCTCTGCAATACCAGCTCTGACTGCGACCAGATCGTTTGAAGGATCCAGAGTGCCGCTCTTAAAATGAAACATAAGTCCCAGTTCCTTGGTTCCACCAGCAGAACTGCTTCCCGCAGTATCCGTTGTTC
This sequence is a window from Paenibacillus urinalis. Protein-coding genes within it:
- the nikB gene encoding nickel ABC transporter permease; the encoded protein is MLKLIRARLIQLIVVLFVLSIVIFVLMKLAPGDPVASLLRIDEMGATQAQEEALREELGLNDPVYVQYLDWLSNVIQLDFGNSLLKNKPVLEEIMDRLPATLELAIGGMIVMILIAVPVGFISARYPNRLPDHLGRFFSLIGASIPVFWIGLLLIYFIAFKLNLVPTMGRGELKNLLLPSITLGLSLAAIHARLLRSGMLESLSSEYIRAARARGLSERRIYTRYAFRAALIPVLTVFGMSFGSLIAGSVVVETLFSWPGLGSMAVEAIFQRDYPLVQGYLLLMGACIIIVNLVVDLVYGLIDPRIRYGKGETG
- the nikA gene encoding nickel ABC transporter substrate-binding protein, with the protein product MRGRGKNNKKWISVQIITLIMAIIVAGCSGNGGTSGGSEGTTDTAGSSSAGGTKELGLMFHFKSGTLDPSNDLVAVRAGIAETLVRLDENLEVQPWLATEWTTDDNQSWEFTIRDGVTFHDGSAVDAAAVKSSLERAVRVNSSLGTALKIDSMTAEGQKLIINTTEAHPALVSELINPYAAIISTAAEEEMGTDAFNLAPVGTGPFKVDSFTPNIQIDMIRNDHYWDGASPLDKVVFKFNEDGNVRSMALQSGEVDVATQLPAETVQTIEQAENLSVKSIAGLRVHFLLFNQDREGVKDLKVRQALDLLLDRESIANNIMMGHAVPANGPFNTRLPFGSQDEINELHVERAQQLLEEAGYTLQNGQMMKDGKPLTLKVLTYKGRPELPLIAQLLQSEAAKAGITINIQTVENVDTTIRENKDWDIVTYSNLSAPRGDGGYFLNSAFMPDGALNATDLNMSSLTSVLDQLNETSDPNERIQLTQEAVEVIKEEVPHAYAVYPNIIVGMNDRVTNWEPGAEEYYIITNKMDVK